Within Sporosarcina sp. PTS2304, the genomic segment CTCCAAATGCCGAGTATTTGGTGGATAAACATATGCCACCCGCGCAAGTCCTTCTTTCAATAACTGCCCCTGTACACTCTCACCATCTATGTATATATACGCTAGTAATCTCCCGTACTTATCATATTTATCGCCAATATCGAACTCAATTTCTAGTTGTCCTTTTTGCAGTAGCTCTTGATTACGCGTTTTGGCTTGTTGACCGAAAGGCTGCTTCCCTAGACGGGGATGATTCGTTTCAGGCGTATCGATCAATAAGTACCGTACATTTACTTCTTTGCCCTCATATATAATTTTAATCGTATCTCCGTCAATTGTTTTTACTAATTCGACAGGAATCAGACCGGAACGACTCGGTTGTATATCCTCTTCGCCAAAAATTTCAGGAAAATAGATAACCGCAATTGCTACAGCTACAGCGATTAGAAACGAACTAATCCATTTTCCGCTCTTTGTTTGCTTCTTTTCATTCATACATCTATACCTCTTTTCTATAGGCTATACCCAGTATATGCTAAGACTAGACCTAATCCGAATGTCAGTACAGTATAGAGAATCGCACGTGTTTTTTGATCTTCTATCCAATACGTCCATATCTCTTTCATCAATGTCGAGTAAGTCGTTAAAGCACCCGCCACCCCAGTCGCCCAAAATATTAGCCATGCAGTCGGTAATCCCAAGCCGATGATCCATCCTATAAAAAAACAACCGATGCTATTTACGAGTAACGTACCGTAGGGCATAGAACTCTTATTGAGGCGGGCGGCACATTCGTAGCGCAACAATGCACCAAGAATTCCTCCGCAGCCGACCGCCACGTAATGCCATATCATGCAGTCACCTTCTTTGCCAATGAAAAACCGAGT encodes:
- a CDS encoding CrcB family protein; translated protein: MIWHYVAVGCGGILGALLRYECAARLNKSSMPYGTLLVNSIGCFFIGWIIGLGLPTAWLIFWATGVAGALTTYSTLMKEIWTYWIEDQKTRAILYTVLTFGLGLVLAYTGYSL
- a CDS encoding thermonuclease family protein, producing the protein MNEKKQTKSGKWISSFLIAVAVAIAVIYFPEIFGEEDIQPSRSGLIPVELVKTIDGDTIKIIYEGKEVNVRYLLIDTPETNHPRLGKQPFGQQAKTRNQELLQKGQLEIEFDIGDKYDKYGRLLAYIYIDGESVQGQLLKEGLARVAYVYPPNTRHLESFKTAESQAKKSGIGIWSLEDYATDRGFDSEKYPKESMKQPTSGKEEYFKNCTELRKNYPDGVKKGHPAYADRLDRNRDGRACE